The following coding sequences lie in one Lolium perenne isolate Kyuss_39 chromosome 2, Kyuss_2.0, whole genome shotgun sequence genomic window:
- the LOC139835846 gene encoding uncharacterized protein has translation MVTVATSILHECNASQMSVHRGSRRYRMSRDLFMVILRGVRDYDTYFQCRTDATGALGFTSYQKCFAAIHMVSYGMDADIFDEYLRMGESTCLEFMFRLMQGKAPRVSYEINGNEYDKPYYLVDGIYPNWTTLVKTFRNLNTEKMKRFAKIQEDCRKDVELNMVAEDHT, from the exons ATGGTTACTGTTGCGACCTCCATCCTCCACGAGTGCAATGCCAGCCAGATGTCggtgcaccggggctct cgccggtacaggatgtcaagggacctgttcaTGGTCATTCTACGGGGTGTCAGAGACTACGACACGTACTTCCAATGCAGGaccgatgcaacaggtgcgctaggTTTCACCTCGTACCAAAAATGTTTTGCAGCTATTCACATGGTATCCTATGGTATGGATGCTGATATATTCgacgagtatcttcgaatgggtgagagcacctgccttgagtTCATGTTCCG GcttatgcaaggcaaagctcctcGGGTGAGCTACgagatcaatggaaatgaatatgacaagccatattatcttgttgATGGCATCTATCCTAACTGGACCACACTGGTGAAGACTTTCCGTAatctaaacacggaaaagatgaagAGGTTTGCCAAGATACAAGAAgattgcaggaaagatgtggagctgAACATGGTGGCTGAAGACCATACATGA
- the LOC127329422 gene encoding BTB/POZ and MATH domain-containing protein 2-like → MPAHTASTIVTDVVSGSHVLTVRGYSHTIGHGTGKSIKSCSFSVGGYTWGMAYYPDGFNFQQITNDWISIGLFLRHTDATNAIKVRCNFSLLDQLGKPVPEFAKPYRTRTCVALGEGTVKTTFITRSELENSPYLRDDCFSARCEVDVTNIRTEDATAPPSSMPEQLGRILETGEAADVTFEVGGETFAAHWCVLAARSSVFMAQFLSDAATSVSISDMEPRVFKAMLHFIYTDSSPTIDDDDDETIGMLFAAAERYNLDKLKMICESILCNSISTSTAAAALAFAEQHGCLALKKACFQFLASLQNLMAIVGSDAFENLKSTQPNILEDLVANVDGTPPDMLSSSEPTFATPKHTSSTIVAEAESGSYVLTVQGYSNTVGLGVWQGIPSGIFSVGGHTWKIIYYPDGHDSFSDDCISIYLLLQNTDATNVEGGIGELGEDDCFRIRCDVTVAKGIRVQPTTQLVTLPPPDMLHQFSRMLETGVGADITFKVGGEMVAAHSRLLADRSSVFMAQLFGPAKENDATLIQIKDMEAKVFKMMLHFIYTDTLPSIDDGVIMEMAQHLFVVAGRYNLERLKLICTNMLCDRINNTTVALMLAFAEQHGCDGLKKACFKFVASSQNLKTATTSDGLKII, encoded by the exons ATGCCGGCGCACACAGCCTCGACCATTGTCACCGACGTTGTGTCCGGGTCGCATGTGCTCACAGTCCGGGGATATTCCCATACCATTGGACACGGCACCGGCAAGTCCATCAAATCGTGCAGTTTCAGCGTCGGAGGATATACCTGGGGTATGGCATACTACCCTGATGGTTTCAACTTTCAACAAATCACGAACGACTGGATATCCATTGGTCTATTTCTCCGACACACCGATGCAACCAACGCCATCAAGGTAAGATGCAACTTCAGTTTACTGGATCAGCTCGGCAAACCAGTGCCAGAATTCGCTAAACCATACCGTACTCGCACATGCGTTGCCCTAGGAGAGGGAACGGTGAAAACAACATTCATCACAAGGAGCGAGCTCGAGAATTCGCCGTATCTTAGAGACGACTGTTTTAGTGCCAGATGTGAGGTCGACGTCACCAACATCCGCACGGAGGACGCCACGGCGCCACCCTCTAGCATGCCTGAGCAGCTTGGCCGCATCCTCGAGACCGGCGAGGCCGCGGACGTGACCTTCGAGGTCGGCGGAGAGACGTTTGCGGCTCACTGGTGCGTGCTGGCCGCTAGGTCCTCGGTGTTCATGGCACAGTTTCTTTCCGATGCTGCAACGAGCGTGTCGATCAGCGACATGGAGCCAAGGGTTTTCAAGGCTATGCTCCACTTTATCTACACCGACTCGTCGCCCACcattgatgatgacgatgacgaaacAATTGGGATGTTGTTCGCCGCGGCAGAGAGGTACAACCTCGACAAGCTCAAGATGATATGCGAGAGCATATTGTGCAATAGCATTAGCACAAGCACGGCGGCAGCTGCATTGGCATTTGCTGAGCAGCATGGCTGTCTCGCCCTTAAGAAGGCTTGCTTCCAGTTCCTCGCGTCTCTCCAAAACCTCATGGCGATCGTAGGGAGTGATGCCTTTGAGAATCTCAAGTCCACTCAGCCAAATATTCTAGAAGACCTAGTCGCCAATGTCGATGGTACTCCACCGGATATGCTTAGCTCTTCCGAGCCTACCTTTGCCACACCAAAGCACACATCATCGACCATTGTCGCCGAGGCTGAATCCGGATCGTACGTGCTCACAGTCCAGGGATATTCAAATACCGTTGGGCTTGGCGTTTGGCAGGGCATTCCATCCGGCATATTCAGCGTTGGAGGGCATACCTGGAAAATCATATACTACCCTGATGGCCACGATTCATTTTCCGATGATTGCATATCTATTTATCTACTTCTTCAGAACACCGATGCTACCAACGTCGAG GGAGGAATTGGAGAACTCGGGGAAGACGACTGTTTCCGTATAAGATGCGATGTCACTGTCGCCAAGGGGATCCGCGTGCAGCCCACAACACAGCTCGTCACACTGCCACCTCCTGACATGCTTCATCAGTTCAGTCGTATGCTGGAAACCGGTGTGGGGGCGGACATAACTTTCAAGGTCGGTGGAGAGATGGTTGCCGCGCATAGCCGCTTGCTCGCCGATCGCTCGTCGGTGTTCATGGCACAGCTGTTTGGTCCGGCCAAGGAGAATGATGCAACGCTTATACAGATCAAGGACATGGAAGCCAAAGTATTCAAGATGATGCTCCACTTCATCTACACTGACACGTTGCCTAGTATCGATGACGGTGTCATCATGGAGATGGCTCAGCATTTGTTTGTGGTGGCGGGAAGGTATAATCTCGAAAGGCTGAAGTTGATTTGCACAAACATGTTGTGCGACCGTATCAACAATACTACGGTGGCACTTATGTTGGCATTTGCTGAGCAACATGGTTGTGATGGGCTTAAGAAGGCATGCTTCAAGTTCGTCGCGTCTTCTCAAAACCTCAAGACAGCCACGACAAGTGATGGCTTGAAGATCATCTAA